A genomic region of bacterium contains the following coding sequences:
- a CDS encoding catalase has protein sequence RGTFTVTKDISRYTRAAIFSAPGKKTDLIVRFSTVAGEAGAADAERDVRGFAVKFYTEEGNWDLVGNNTPVFFVRDPMKFPDFIHTQKRHPRTNLRSTTAMWDFWSLCPESLHQVTILFSDRGIPLSPRFMNGYGSHTYSLWNARGERFWTKFHFKTQQGHRFLTNREAEEVVGRTRESYQEDLYGAIERGEYPRWTLCVQVMPELDAEKTPYNPFDLTKVWPHADYPLIEVGVMELDRNPENYFAEIEQLALSPSNVVPGIGFSPDKMLQARVFSYADAHRHRLGTHYESLPVNRPRCEVHHYNKDGAMRFFGNDSGVADAYYEPNSFGGPTEDNSYAEPPLRISGDASRYDHREGNDDYSQAGALFRLFTPEQKGRLFENIAAAMAGVPETIVRRQLAHFSKADPAYGAGVAKALGMSPEAGAR, from the coding sequence CGCGGCACGTTCACCGTGACGAAGGACATCTCGCGCTACACCCGCGCGGCGATCTTCTCCGCCCCGGGCAAGAAGACGGACCTGATCGTCCGCTTCTCGACCGTCGCCGGCGAAGCGGGCGCGGCCGACGCGGAGCGCGACGTCCGCGGCTTCGCCGTCAAGTTCTACACCGAGGAGGGGAACTGGGACCTCGTCGGCAACAACACGCCGGTCTTCTTCGTGCGCGACCCGATGAAGTTCCCCGACTTCATCCACACCCAGAAGCGCCATCCCCGGACGAACCTCCGCTCGACGACGGCGATGTGGGACTTCTGGTCGCTCTGCCCGGAGAGCCTGCACCAGGTGACGATCCTCTTCTCCGACCGCGGCATCCCGCTCAGCCCGCGCTTCATGAACGGCTACGGCAGCCACACCTACAGCCTCTGGAACGCGCGCGGCGAGCGCTTCTGGACCAAGTTCCACTTCAAGACCCAGCAGGGGCACCGCTTCCTCACCAACCGCGAGGCGGAGGAGGTGGTCGGCCGCACGCGCGAGTCGTATCAGGAGGACCTCTACGGCGCGATCGAGCGCGGCGAGTACCCGCGCTGGACGCTGTGCGTCCAGGTCATGCCGGAGCTCGACGCCGAGAAGACGCCCTACAACCCGTTCGACCTGACGAAGGTCTGGCCCCACGCCGACTACCCGCTGATCGAGGTCGGCGTAATGGAGCTGGACCGCAACCCCGAGAACTACTTCGCCGAGATCGAGCAGCTCGCCCTCTCCCCCTCCAACGTCGTTCCGGGAATCGGCTTCTCCCCCGACAAGATGCTGCAGGCGCGGGTCTTCTCCTACGCCGACGCGCACCGTCACCGGCTCGGGACGCACTATGAATCGCTGCCGGTGAACCGCCCGCGCTGCGAGGTGCACCACTACAACAAGGACGGCGCGATGCGCTTCTTCGGCAACGACTCCGGCGTCGCCGACGCCTACTACGAGCCGAATTCGTTCGGCGGGCCGACCGAGGACAATTCGTACGCCGAGCCGCCGCTGCGGATTTCGGGAGACGCCTCGCGCTACGACCACCGCGAGGGGAACGACGACTACTCGCAGGCCGGCGCGCTCTTCCGCCTCTTCACCCCGGAGCAGAAGGGACGCCTGTTCGAGAACATCGCGGCGGCGATGGCCGGCGTGCCGGAGACGATCGTCCGGCGGCAGCTCGCCCACTTCTCGAAGGCCGATCCGGCCTACGGGGCGGGCGTCGCCAAGGCGCTCGGGATGTCGCCGGAAGCGGGCGCGCGCTGA